The Myxococcales bacterium genome includes a region encoding these proteins:
- a CDS encoding 3-dehydroquinate synthase → MTSDSTGIVRQHFAVPYAYTVAFTRDVFAPQNPVLVESLTHREPGRRHRVQVILDEGVTQAFPHLADQVASYFHRHAEALALVGPPLVVPGGEIAKNDSRILARILDTLAAGHLDRQSFVLMLGGGAVLDVAGYAAAITHRGLRTVRLPSTVLGQNDAGVGVKNGVNGYGAKNFLGTFHPPFAVINDFALLEGLPARDRIAGYAEAVKVALVKDASFFAWLEAHASRLAQGDRAAVATLVRRAAELHLAHIAQGGDPFEQGSARPLDYGHWAAHHLETCTEHALRHGEAVALGILLDTRYAVLMGRLPPHVFSRVYALLETLGLPCWHDALARPAPTAGPSSSPPASPLALWAGLEAFREHLGGDLCVTLLRDIGHAEEVHHMDAVGVTEAVCDLERLASSHPLTAAPDRQALRAAPPDHDRVDPTQLLSRSSAG, encoded by the coding sequence ATGACCTCCGACTCCACGGGCATCGTCAGGCAGCACTTCGCGGTCCCTTACGCATACACGGTGGCGTTCACGCGGGACGTCTTCGCGCCCCAGAACCCCGTGCTGGTGGAGAGCCTCACGCATCGAGAGCCCGGGCGCAGACACCGCGTCCAAGTCATCCTCGACGAGGGCGTAACGCAGGCTTTTCCGCACCTGGCCGACCAAGTCGCGTCCTACTTTCATCGGCACGCCGAAGCCCTCGCGCTCGTGGGTCCGCCCCTCGTCGTGCCGGGAGGCGAGATCGCCAAAAACGACTCTCGTATACTCGCCCGCATCCTCGACACCCTGGCTGCGGGCCACCTCGATCGCCAGTCTTTCGTCCTGATGCTCGGAGGTGGCGCTGTGCTCGACGTGGCGGGTTACGCAGCAGCCATCACACACCGCGGGCTGCGCACCGTGCGGCTGCCCAGCACCGTGCTCGGCCAGAACGACGCGGGCGTGGGCGTAAAGAACGGAGTGAACGGCTATGGCGCCAAGAATTTTCTGGGCACGTTCCATCCGCCTTTCGCCGTGATCAACGACTTCGCCTTGCTCGAAGGCCTGCCTGCGCGTGACCGGATCGCCGGCTACGCCGAAGCGGTCAAGGTGGCTCTCGTCAAGGACGCTTCCTTTTTTGCGTGGCTCGAAGCTCACGCGTCGCGCTTGGCCCAGGGTGACAGGGCCGCCGTGGCGACCTTGGTGAGACGGGCTGCCGAGCTTCACCTGGCGCACATCGCCCAGGGCGGCGACCCCTTCGAGCAGGGCAGCGCGCGCCCCCTCGACTACGGCCACTGGGCCGCCCACCATCTCGAGACCTGTACCGAACATGCCTTGCGCCACGGGGAGGCGGTGGCACTTGGGATTCTGCTCGATACGCGTTACGCCGTGCTCATGGGGCGGCTTCCCCCGCACGTGTTCTCGCGCGTGTACGCCCTCCTCGAAACCCTTGGCCTGCCCTGCTGGCACGACGCCCTCGCACGCCCGGCTCCCACCGCAGGGCCCTCCTCGTCTCCCCCCGCTAGCCCCCTGGCTCTTTGGGCCGGCCTCGAGGCCTTCCGCGAGCACCTCGGTGGGGACTTGTGCGTCACTTTGCTTCGCGACATCGGGCATGCCGAAGAGGTTCACCACATGGACGCCGTTGGGGTCACGGAGGCTGTCTGTGACCTCGAACGTCTGGCGTCTTCACACCCTCTGACGGCGGCCCCCGACCGTCAGGCGCTGCGCGCCGCCCCGCCCGATCACGACCGCGTGGACCCCACGCAGCTTCTGTCCCGCTCCTCGGCCGGTTAG
- a CDS encoding CBS domain-containing protein, with product MRRRRNARQTSRSVRPESCVAEVMGTSLFTVTPDTAVSAALRLAADKHVSHFLVVDDGGLTGIVCDTDLQGARRETLVEDCMTSPVLCIGPETTIEEATGIMEENAVGALPVVTGTFLVGMVTRAGLVALDLEWDRDVQRSEAEDDAVFTAAAPLTCVGCGSRRRVVRDVRSNLIPMCVRCLGGKTLETTPKAN from the coding sequence ATGCGTCGAAGGCGCAACGCGAGGCAGACGAGCCGCTCAGTACGGCCCGAGAGCTGTGTCGCCGAGGTGATGGGGACCAGTCTGTTCACCGTCACGCCTGATACGGCGGTGTCCGCCGCGTTGAGGCTCGCGGCAGACAAACACGTGAGTCACTTCTTGGTGGTGGATGACGGAGGCCTCACGGGCATCGTTTGCGACACGGATCTGCAGGGCGCCCGGCGCGAGACGCTGGTGGAAGACTGCATGACGAGTCCGGTCTTGTGCATCGGCCCCGAGACGACCATCGAAGAGGCCACGGGCATCATGGAGGAAAACGCCGTGGGGGCTTTGCCCGTCGTGACGGGGACCTTCCTCGTGGGGATGGTCACGCGGGCAGGGCTGGTGGCGCTGGACCTCGAATGGGATCGGGACGTGCAACGGAGCGAGGCCGAAGACGACGCTGTCTTTACCGCCGCTGCGCCTCTCACCTGCGTGGGTTGCGGAAGCCGGCGCCGTGTCGTGCGCGACGTTCGCTCGAATTTGATCCCGATGTGCGTTCGCTGTTTGGGGGGCAAAACGCTCGAGACAACACCCAAGGCGAATTGA
- a CDS encoding UbiA family prenyltransferase has translation MALSWTTALRLGRVSNLPTVWTNIAAGWALSGAPWHTGVYFGLSLAMSALYVGGMYLNDAFDAAWDRVHRPERPIARGEVPLRLVLKMGLALLATGVVLVGVLAALGLVSAWALLFTLVLASLIVYYDLNHKQNAWGPLVMGLCRVGVYTVAGATSGFPGLAVWVGASLLLGHLVGLTYVAKHETRGQVVRLSPLLLFLPALVAAMVVAWAWLPVGLAYASYTVAAGLAPALGWGRSRPNPGKAVPALIAAISLLDAVFVTRAAGTIGVAACVAAFGLTRFWQRHVPGT, from the coding sequence ATGGCCCTCTCGTGGACCACAGCCCTCAGGCTGGGCAGGGTGTCGAATCTGCCCACCGTGTGGACGAACATCGCGGCCGGCTGGGCTCTCTCAGGTGCCCCGTGGCACACAGGCGTCTACTTCGGGCTCTCCCTCGCGATGAGCGCCCTTTACGTGGGTGGCATGTACCTCAACGACGCCTTCGACGCCGCTTGGGATCGCGTTCATCGCCCCGAGCGCCCCATCGCTCGCGGGGAGGTGCCGCTACGCCTCGTATTGAAGATGGGGCTGGCCTTGCTCGCCACCGGTGTGGTGCTCGTCGGCGTCCTGGCCGCCTTGGGCCTCGTGAGCGCTTGGGCCCTGCTCTTCACCCTCGTGCTGGCGAGCCTCATCGTCTACTACGACCTCAACCACAAACAGAACGCCTGGGGTCCCCTCGTCATGGGACTCTGCCGGGTGGGTGTATACACCGTGGCGGGCGCCACCTCGGGGTTCCCCGGCCTGGCCGTCTGGGTAGGGGCGTCGTTGCTGCTTGGGCACCTCGTGGGCCTCACCTACGTGGCGAAGCACGAAACCCGCGGCCAGGTTGTGCGCCTGTCCCCCTTGCTCTTGTTTCTCCCCGCCCTCGTCGCGGCGATGGTCGTCGCATGGGCCTGGCTGCCCGTGGGGCTTGCGTACGCCTCGTACACCGTAGCCGCGGGTCTTGCGCCCGCGCTGGGATGGGGACGCAGCCGTCCCAACCCGGGCAAAGCCGTGCCCGCCTTGATCGCGGCGATCAGCCTGCTCGACGCGGTCTTCGTCACGCGCGCGGCGGGGACCATCGGGGTGGCAGCCTGCGTGGCAGCGTTCGGCCTGACGCGGTTCTGGCAACGGCACGTGCCTGGCACGTGA
- a CDS encoding EboA domain-containing protein has protein sequence MGPWEQIDARVRARVRDAAATWWDEATAGPFERERFLAAFSGAGRRLGRECVAEPLRGPAAEGLGVQARPWAELGRIGLLLSMAARVPEPQHLAIVDETYRTGDLSEKQAVLRALCVLPHPARLLGVAAEGARANAMAVVEAITCDNPYPARFFPADAFNQLVMKALFNALPLGGIVGLSTRLDADLIRMARDYGRERRAAGRPISADLAWLEGETAAS, from the coding sequence GTGGGCCCTTGGGAACAAATCGATGCGCGCGTGAGAGCGCGCGTGCGGGACGCGGCAGCGACCTGGTGGGACGAGGCGACGGCCGGACCTTTCGAGCGGGAGCGTTTTCTGGCCGCGTTTTCCGGAGCAGGCCGGCGGCTGGGGCGCGAGTGCGTTGCCGAGCCCCTTCGGGGACCTGCTGCCGAGGGCCTTGGTGTGCAAGCGCGGCCCTGGGCAGAGCTTGGGCGGATCGGGCTCTTACTGTCCATGGCCGCCCGCGTGCCTGAACCGCAGCACCTGGCGATTGTGGACGAGACCTACCGCACCGGCGACCTCAGCGAGAAGCAGGCAGTGTTGCGTGCCTTGTGCGTGCTGCCGCATCCGGCGCGGTTATTGGGGGTGGCGGCTGAAGGGGCACGCGCGAACGCGATGGCCGTGGTGGAGGCCATCACGTGCGACAATCCCTATCCTGCGCGCTTCTTTCCCGCCGACGCGTTCAACCAGCTGGTCATGAAGGCCCTGTTCAATGCGCTTCCGCTCGGCGGGATCGTGGGGCTTTCCACGCGGCTCGACGCTGATCTCATTCGCATGGCTCGAGACTATGGCCGGGAACGTCGGGCGGCTGGTCGCCCGATTTCCGCTGATCTTGCTTGGCTTGAAGGAGAAACGGCCGCGTCATGA
- a CDS encoding TatD family hydrolase encodes MKLFDPHVHMTSRTTDDYEAMARSGIAALVEPAFWVGQPRTHVGTFEDYFLSLLGWERFRAQQFGIRHFCTLALNPKEANEPRVAQGVVDLLHRYLEKDGVVAVGEIGYDEQNDVEHHFFKTQIEVARQYELPILIHTPHRDKKRGTERTLALVRELGFPPELTLVDHNNEETLPMVLASGCWAGHSVYPNTKMDETRMVSLMQQYGTDRIIVNSAADWGVSDPLKVPKTAAAMKAKGFDEALIAKVLWENPVRFFAQSGRLDLEDVGLPVAVDQRTLWEGNSVLRGQAPRVDGDEA; translated from the coding sequence ATGAAGCTCTTCGACCCGCACGTTCACATGACCTCGCGCACGACGGACGACTACGAAGCGATGGCGAGGTCCGGGATCGCCGCCCTCGTGGAACCGGCGTTTTGGGTAGGCCAGCCTCGCACGCACGTGGGGACCTTCGAGGACTACTTTCTGTCGCTGCTCGGGTGGGAGCGGTTCCGCGCCCAGCAGTTCGGCATCCGGCACTTCTGCACCCTGGCTCTCAACCCCAAGGAGGCCAATGAGCCGCGGGTGGCGCAAGGCGTGGTGGACCTCCTGCATCGTTACCTCGAAAAAGACGGGGTGGTCGCGGTGGGAGAGATTGGCTACGACGAACAAAATGACGTCGAACACCACTTCTTCAAGACGCAGATCGAAGTGGCCCGGCAATACGAGTTGCCCATCCTCATCCACACGCCCCACCGCGACAAAAAGCGTGGCACCGAGCGTACGCTCGCATTGGTGAGGGAGCTCGGCTTTCCTCCCGAGCTGACGCTCGTGGATCACAACAACGAGGAGACGCTGCCCATGGTTCTGGCTTCAGGGTGTTGGGCCGGACATTCCGTATATCCCAACACCAAGATGGACGAGACGCGCATGGTGTCGCTGATGCAGCAGTACGGGACGGACCGGATCATCGTGAACAGCGCCGCGGATTGGGGTGTGAGCGATCCCTTGAAGGTGCCGAAGACGGCTGCCGCCATGAAGGCCAAGGGCTTCGACGAGGCGCTCATCGCCAAGGTGCTTTGGGAAAATCCCGTGCGCTTCTTTGCGCAAAGCGGCCGTTTGGACCTCGAGGACGTGGGCCTGCCCGTTGCGGTGGATCAGCGGACCTTGTGGGAGGGCAACTCGGTGCTGCGCGGCCAAGCTCCGCGCGTCGATGGTGACGAGGCCTGA
- a CDS encoding dicarboxylate/amino acid:cation symporter yields MPSAEPLHDQEPLPIREAGTRAIFAALAVGAAAGILANVTVADSPTLDWTLRNVTDPLGRIWLRSLVMVVVPLVLASLSVGIVGLGDIKRLGRMGGYTMTFFLGATAVSTTLGLVLVNLLHPGAALARETRDRLMATYAGDARSMTTAAGGAKLGMNLLVEIVPANPLGAMAEGNMLSVIFFAVVLGAALLSLPAPRRAPLVGVLEALNDAMIVVIAFVMRLAPLGVFFLLFGVMARFGLDVLRSLALYVVVVVTGLAAHALVVLPAMAKVFAGVRPLAFLRRSRVVWATAFSTSSSSATLPTTLRVLERDFAIPREVSGFVAPLGATMNMNGTALFEGVTALFLAQVFGVELNLSAQVGVVLLATISAIGVAGVPGGSIPLLMVLLSTFGVPPAGIAIILGIDRLLDMCRSSVNVVGDLAAAAFVARRVSGWRDRA; encoded by the coding sequence ATGCCTTCCGCAGAGCCGCTGCACGACCAGGAGCCGCTTCCGATCCGAGAAGCCGGCACACGCGCCATCTTCGCCGCCTTGGCCGTGGGGGCCGCAGCGGGCATTCTTGCCAACGTCACGGTCGCCGACAGCCCGACGCTCGACTGGACTCTTCGCAACGTCACTGACCCGCTGGGAAGAATCTGGCTGCGCAGCCTCGTCATGGTGGTGGTGCCCCTCGTGTTGGCCTCGTTGTCCGTGGGCATCGTGGGACTTGGCGACATCAAACGGCTCGGGCGCATGGGAGGGTACACCATGACGTTTTTCCTGGGCGCCACGGCCGTCTCGACGACGCTCGGCCTCGTCTTGGTGAACCTGCTGCACCCCGGAGCGGCGTTGGCCCGCGAAACCCGCGATCGCCTCATGGCCACTTACGCCGGGGACGCACGCAGCATGACCACGGCGGCGGGGGGCGCCAAGCTGGGTATGAACCTGCTGGTAGAGATCGTACCCGCGAACCCCCTTGGCGCCATGGCGGAGGGGAACATGCTCTCGGTGATCTTCTTCGCCGTGGTGCTGGGCGCGGCCCTACTCTCGCTACCGGCACCGCGGCGGGCCCCCCTCGTGGGCGTGCTCGAGGCGCTCAACGACGCCATGATCGTCGTGATTGCCTTCGTCATGCGGCTGGCGCCCCTCGGCGTGTTCTTCTTGCTCTTTGGCGTGATGGCCCGCTTCGGTCTCGACGTGCTCCGTTCGTTGGCCCTTTATGTGGTGGTGGTGGTCACGGGGCTCGCCGCCCACGCGCTGGTCGTCCTACCGGCCATGGCCAAGGTGTTCGCAGGAGTTCGGCCGCTCGCGTTCCTGAGGCGGAGCCGCGTGGTATGGGCCACGGCTTTTTCCACGTCGTCGTCGAGCGCAACGCTCCCCACCACCTTGCGTGTGCTCGAACGCGACTTCGCGATTCCGCGAGAGGTCAGCGGTTTCGTTGCCCCGCTCGGCGCCACCATGAACATGAACGGCACCGCCCTCTTTGAAGGGGTCACGGCTTTGTTCTTGGCGCAGGTGTTTGGCGTCGAGCTCAACCTGAGTGCGCAGGTGGGGGTGGTGCTGCTTGCCACCATCTCCGCGATTGGCGTGGCGGGCGTGCCAGGTGGTTCGATTCCCCTCCTGATGGTGCTGCTTTCGACCTTCGGGGTGCCGCCCGCCGGCATTGCGATCATCCTCGGCATCGATCGCTTGCTCGATATGTGTCGCTCGTCCGTGAACGTCGTGGGCGACCTCGCTGCGGCGGCCTTCGTGGCCAGGCGGGTCAGCGGGTGGCGCGATCGCGCTTGA
- a CDS encoding DNA internalization-related competence protein ComEC/Rec2: MSLFVGIVAGLGCGRWLLVCTAFGALWAAAHFLRRGWRTLAGAAAALTCGLGLGYQGETERQKRLDDLALWTPGQSACVEGRALAGARPDAIRVEGWLRPQNSPRKGAEAPVVPVLRGRLRLSLRPPGTPPRAGDLVHACGVWQPPFGHFNFGAPDPWKAVALEGAVGRLRTERLVFKARGVWWTPRRLADDLRRRLSVALDVLPAERAAFLRATVLGERTAVSEDIEWGFKAAGATHALSVSGLHLAAVAALLFVGLRWLIAGAPGLAARVPPRIVAAWLSLPAVIFYTLLTGEAVATWRSALMAGVLFAGAALRRAPSLAASIGFAALAIGLESVFWVQDVSFQLSIGSVVALALFATGLGPPATPSSRSFSRSIARWLWRGFAATAAAGLITGPLVAHWFAEVTPAAFLGNIVLTPLVELFVVPAGLGGSVLSAVVPRFGWWLLWPADQAVRLTLALARGFGAWAPVWFVRPPDRFETLCLTSSFALLLWAWARLPRGRVRTQALAGALLGLGIGTLAFGVRGWRATHSQLVQVTFLDVGQGDAAVVEGPGGFVAVVDAGGLGEGFDTGARIVGPFLARRGWRHIDLLALSHPHPDHAEGMPHLLERFDVKQLWMAPAAAGPSAEGPIMRRLRALARGRNTPMPVPAPFSVEGLLVEPLGPWQGDRLEAPEGLSVNDASLSLRLSYGGRSLLFAGDLEGAGELELAALPARGRSPRADILKVPHHGSRTSSSPALLDAVDPDLAVISAGRGNRFGFPHGEVLARYQARHVPVFRTDLMGAVQLRWGPAQALAFQCVRSCLTAEARARDAGHDGTQVE; the protein is encoded by the coding sequence ATGTCTTTGTTCGTGGGCATCGTCGCGGGCCTCGGCTGTGGGCGATGGCTGCTCGTGTGCACGGCGTTCGGGGCTCTGTGGGCGGCCGCCCATTTCTTGCGGCGGGGCTGGCGCACTCTTGCGGGCGCGGCGGCAGCCCTGACGTGCGGGCTCGGGCTGGGGTACCAAGGCGAGACGGAGCGACAGAAGCGCCTCGACGATCTTGCGCTGTGGACGCCGGGGCAGAGCGCCTGTGTTGAGGGGCGGGCGCTGGCTGGCGCGAGGCCCGACGCGATACGCGTCGAAGGGTGGCTTCGCCCGCAAAACTCGCCCCGAAAGGGGGCGGAGGCGCCTGTCGTCCCGGTGCTCCGCGGACGGCTTCGGCTGTCGCTTCGGCCCCCCGGCACGCCGCCGCGCGCCGGGGATCTCGTCCATGCCTGCGGGGTATGGCAGCCCCCCTTCGGACACTTCAACTTTGGTGCGCCCGACCCCTGGAAGGCCGTGGCCCTCGAGGGCGCCGTGGGACGGCTGCGCACGGAGAGACTCGTTTTCAAGGCCCGGGGTGTCTGGTGGACGCCGCGTCGCCTGGCCGATGATCTGCGCCGTCGGTTGTCCGTGGCCCTCGACGTGTTGCCTGCCGAGCGCGCTGCGTTTCTTCGGGCGACGGTGCTGGGGGAGCGCACGGCCGTGAGCGAGGACATCGAGTGGGGCTTCAAGGCCGCGGGGGCCACGCATGCTCTTTCCGTTTCGGGCCTGCACCTGGCGGCGGTGGCGGCCCTGCTCTTCGTGGGGCTACGTTGGTTGATTGCGGGCGCTCCAGGCCTCGCCGCCCGCGTTCCTCCGCGCATCGTGGCAGCGTGGTTGTCCCTCCCCGCGGTGATCTTTTACACCTTGCTCACGGGTGAGGCCGTGGCCACGTGGCGCTCGGCGCTGATGGCAGGTGTGCTGTTCGCCGGCGCGGCCTTGCGGCGGGCTCCCTCTTTGGCAGCGAGCATCGGGTTCGCGGCGCTGGCTATCGGACTCGAATCGGTATTCTGGGTGCAGGACGTATCGTTTCAGCTGTCGATCGGATCGGTCGTAGCGTTGGCCCTCTTCGCCACGGGGCTTGGCCCTCCTGCCACGCCGTCCTCGCGGTCCTTCTCACGTTCGATCGCGCGCTGGCTGTGGCGAGGTTTTGCTGCCACGGCTGCCGCAGGTCTCATCACCGGACCGCTCGTGGCTCACTGGTTCGCCGAGGTGACCCCCGCGGCGTTCCTGGGCAACATCGTGCTCACGCCGCTCGTGGAGTTGTTCGTGGTCCCCGCGGGGTTGGGGGGCAGCGTGCTGTCAGCGGTCGTCCCACGGTTTGGCTGGTGGCTGCTTTGGCCCGCTGACCAGGCGGTGCGCTTGACCCTGGCCTTGGCGCGTGGGTTTGGTGCCTGGGCGCCCGTGTGGTTCGTGCGGCCGCCCGACCGTTTCGAGACGCTTTGCTTGACCTCGAGCTTTGCCCTGCTGCTGTGGGCCTGGGCGCGGTTGCCGCGGGGGCGTGTGCGCACCCAGGCCCTGGCTGGGGCGTTGCTGGGTCTGGGTATCGGCACCCTGGCCTTCGGTGTGCGGGGCTGGCGGGCGACCCACTCCCAGCTCGTCCAGGTGACCTTCCTCGACGTGGGCCAAGGTGATGCAGCCGTAGTCGAGGGGCCGGGCGGCTTCGTGGCGGTCGTGGATGCCGGGGGGCTAGGGGAAGGCTTCGATACGGGGGCCCGGATCGTCGGACCCTTTCTCGCACGGCGAGGCTGGCGTCACATCGATCTGCTGGCGCTTTCGCACCCGCACCCCGACCACGCCGAAGGGATGCCACATCTGCTGGAGCGGTTCGATGTCAAGCAGCTCTGGATGGCGCCTGCGGCGGCCGGGCCCTCGGCAGAGGGGCCCATCATGCGCAGGCTGCGTGCCCTGGCGCGCGGCCGAAACACCCCCATGCCCGTGCCGGCTCCGTTTTCCGTGGAGGGTCTGCTCGTTGAACCCTTGGGGCCCTGGCAAGGCGACCGCCTGGAGGCTCCGGAAGGGCTTTCGGTGAATGACGCCTCGTTGAGTCTCAGGCTCAGCTACGGGGGGCGTTCGCTGCTGTTTGCGGGCGATCTGGAGGGCGCAGGTGAACTCGAGCTCGCCGCGCTGCCAGCACGTGGGAGATCTCCCCGGGCCGACATTCTGAAGGTGCCGCATCATGGCAGCCGGACATCGTCCTCGCCTGCGTTGCTGGACGCTGTGGATCCCGATCTGGCCGTCATCTCAGCGGGGCGAGGCAACCGCTTTGGTTTTCCCCACGGAGAGGTCCTCGCGCGCTACCAGGCGAGGCACGTACCGGTGTTCCGAACGGACCTCATGGGCGCGGTGCAGCTGCGCTGGGGGCCGGCGCAGGCGCTCGCGTTTCAGTGTGTGCGGTCTTGCCTGACGGCCGAGGCAAGGGCCCGTGACGCGGGACACGACGGCACGCAAGTTGAATGA
- the eboE gene encoding metabolite traffic protein EboE — MKLPISDSRGRPVHLTYCTNIHPGETWPEVLEVVRSHVKAVKQRVSPHEPFGMGLRLSDRAVRTLIAAPDVLQDFRDELDREGLYVFTLNGFPYGPFHGQPVKETVYRPDWLEPERISYTQRLAGVLAALLPRGPRGPGPALGLLEGSISTVPGSFRGRAAAHGAALATIAENLRMAAATLARIRADGGPTMGLALEPEPHCVLETTAEAVRFFEQHLYTEASVRAFQPLTGMSRVEAAEALHRHLGLCLDACHAAVEYEAPDETLALLKKSAIPVFKLQVSAGLRVPVPSARALAVLQEFADGVYLHQTVVSRGGALVRHLDLPDALAAAGAGDIGDEWRIHYHVPVFTNEFSEGFSRLEPTSAFLKELLTLFSREPLCPHVEVETYTWDVLPEALRGAPLDDAIARELAFTHNALVPGRIGEDAGGMP; from the coding sequence ATGAAGCTGCCGATCAGCGACAGCCGTGGACGCCCGGTTCACCTCACTTACTGCACCAACATCCATCCGGGCGAGACCTGGCCGGAGGTGCTCGAAGTGGTTCGCAGCCACGTCAAAGCCGTCAAGCAGCGCGTCTCGCCCCACGAGCCCTTCGGCATGGGACTGCGCCTCTCCGACCGCGCCGTGCGCACCCTCATTGCCGCACCCGACGTGCTCCAGGACTTTCGTGACGAGCTCGACCGCGAGGGACTCTACGTCTTCACCCTCAACGGCTTTCCCTACGGCCCCTTCCATGGCCAGCCCGTCAAGGAGACAGTGTATCGCCCCGACTGGCTCGAACCCGAGCGCATCTCGTACACGCAAAGGCTCGCCGGTGTGCTGGCTGCCTTGTTGCCGCGGGGCCCTCGAGGCCCAGGCCCTGCTCTCGGACTGCTCGAAGGCTCAATCAGCACGGTCCCTGGCAGCTTTCGGGGACGCGCCGCCGCCCATGGCGCCGCTCTGGCCACCATCGCCGAGAACCTCCGCATGGCCGCGGCGACGCTCGCCAGGATCCGGGCCGACGGAGGACCCACGATGGGACTGGCCCTCGAGCCTGAGCCTCACTGCGTGCTCGAGACCACGGCGGAGGCCGTTCGGTTTTTCGAGCAGCATCTCTACACGGAAGCCAGCGTCCGCGCTTTCCAACCGCTCACGGGAATGTCCCGGGTAGAGGCAGCCGAAGCGCTCCACCGCCATCTCGGCCTTTGCCTCGACGCTTGCCACGCCGCAGTCGAGTACGAGGCGCCCGATGAAACTCTGGCTCTCCTCAAAAAGAGCGCCATTCCCGTCTTCAAACTTCAAGTCAGCGCGGGCCTCCGCGTGCCGGTGCCCTCGGCGCGGGCGCTCGCGGTGTTGCAGGAATTCGCTGATGGTGTGTACCTTCACCAAACCGTCGTCAGTCGCGGCGGTGCACTTGTCCGGCACCTGGACCTGCCCGATGCACTCGCGGCCGCCGGGGCGGGAGACATCGGCGACGAATGGCGCATCCACTACCACGTGCCGGTGTTCACCAACGAGTTCTCCGAGGGCTTCTCACGCCTCGAGCCGACAAGCGCGTTTTTGAAGGAACTGCTGACGCTCTTTTCGCGCGAGCCCCTCTGCCCTCACGTCGAAGTGGAAACCTATACCTGGGACGTGTTGCCGGAGGCTTTGAGGGGAGCCCCGCTCGACGACGCCATCGCACGCGAGTTGGCGTTCACCCACAACGCGCTGGTGCCTGGTCGAATCGGTGAGGACGCGGGAGGCATGCCCTGA
- a CDS encoding alkaline phosphatase family protein yields MRPTLVLNVVGLTRALLPSAPELSAFSRRGSVRDLETITPAVTCAVQSTFVTGELPSRHGIVGNGWYFRDLAEVSLWRQSNRLVQGPKLWDVAKRRDSSFTCAKLFWWFNMYSSADVAVTPRPQYPADGRKLPDVYTSPAELRDELTGRLGVFPLFKFWGPAADLSSTAWIGRCAEHILATRAPTMTLVYLPHLDYDLQRLGPHHPQVAKAVAEVDAVAGSLIALAEAEGMAVVVLSEYGVTEVSGAVMINQALRRAGLLAVRAERMGEQLDAGASEAFAVVDHQVAHVYVRRPERVAEVAALVRGLDGVEAVWTGQERRAQGLDHERAGEIVAVSRADRWFQYYFWLDDDRAPDYARTVDIHRKPGYDPVELFLDPRIRFPKLKIGLTLLKRRLGMRSLLDVIALDAGLVRGSHGRVTDRPEEGPLFATNRPETLPPGPSVTATSVKDLLLAHVFA; encoded by the coding sequence ATGCGACCGACCCTCGTCCTGAACGTCGTTGGGCTGACCCGCGCCCTGTTGCCGTCTGCCCCGGAGCTCTCGGCTTTCTCGCGGCGAGGTAGCGTTCGTGATCTCGAGACGATCACCCCGGCCGTGACGTGCGCGGTTCAGTCCACCTTTGTTACGGGCGAGCTGCCGAGCCGCCACGGCATCGTGGGCAACGGTTGGTATTTTCGCGATCTCGCCGAGGTGTCGCTGTGGCGCCAGTCGAATCGATTGGTGCAGGGCCCAAAGCTTTGGGACGTTGCCAAGCGCCGCGATTCGTCCTTTACCTGCGCGAAGCTCTTCTGGTGGTTCAACATGTACAGCAGCGCCGACGTTGCCGTGACGCCCAGACCCCAGTACCCGGCCGACGGACGGAAACTGCCTGATGTCTACACCAGCCCTGCCGAGCTGCGTGACGAACTGACGGGCCGCCTGGGTGTGTTCCCGCTGTTCAAGTTCTGGGGACCCGCGGCAGACCTGTCTTCGACGGCGTGGATCGGGCGTTGTGCGGAGCACATCCTCGCCACACGGGCGCCCACGATGACCCTGGTTTACTTGCCCCACCTCGACTACGACCTTCAGCGCCTCGGTCCGCACCATCCCCAGGTCGCCAAGGCCGTGGCCGAGGTGGACGCCGTGGCGGGGTCCCTGATCGCGCTGGCGGAGGCGGAAGGCATGGCCGTCGTGGTGCTCTCCGAATACGGGGTCACGGAGGTGAGCGGGGCGGTGATGATCAACCAGGCGCTTCGCCGGGCGGGGCTCCTGGCCGTCCGTGCTGAGCGGATGGGCGAGCAGCTGGATGCGGGGGCCTCCGAGGCCTTCGCCGTGGTGGACCACCAGGTGGCGCACGTGTATGTGCGTCGCCCGGAACGCGTGGCCGAAGTGGCGGCGCTGGTGCGTGGGCTCGACGGCGTGGAGGCCGTGTGGACGGGACAAGAGCGCCGCGCGCAGGGCCTCGATCATGAGCGCGCCGGAGAGATCGTGGCCGTGAGCCGCGCGGATCGTTGGTTTCAGTATTACTTCTGGTTGGACGACGACCGGGCGCCCGACTATGCGCGTACCGTCGACATTCACCGCAAGCCAGGATACGACCCCGTCGAGCTTTTCCTGGATCCCCGCATCCGCTTTCCCAAGCTCAAGATCGGCTTGACTCTGCTCAAGCGTCGCTTGGGTATGCGCAGCCTGCTCGACGTGATTGCTCTCGATGCGGGGCTCGTTCGGGGTTCGCACGGTCGTGTGACGGATCGGCCGGAGGAAGGCCCTCTGTTCGCAACGAACCGGCCGGAGACCTTACCACCAGGCCCTTCGGTGACTGCGACGTCGGTCAAGGATTTGCTCTTGGCGCACGTTTTTGCCTGA